AGCTTCGTTCGGTGAAGGCAACGGTCGAGGGTGACATGGATATCCAGGGCATTCTGGGTGCCGACCCCGACATCCGGAACGGGTTCAGCGACATCCGGGTCACGTACGACATCGATGCCGACGCCAGCCCGAACGACATCGAAGCGCTCGTCGCGCAATCGCAGAAGCGTTCCGCGGTGTTCGACATCCTGACCAACCCGACGAATGTAACCGTCCAGGTCAGCTGATCGTCACCATGCGCGCGACCACGGTCGTGGTCGGGGCCGGCCACGCCGGCCTCGCCGTCAGTCATTATCTCGCGGCGTGCTCGATCGACCACGTGTTGATCGAGCGCGGCGAGGTCGCCAATTCGTGGCGAACGGAGCGTTGGGATTCCCTGACGCTGCTTACGCCGAACTGGCAGGCACGGGTCCCGGGACTTGCGTACGACGGCGACGATCCCGACGGCTTCATGGACGTCAGCGAAGTGGTGTCATTCATCGAGCGGTATGCCGGGCTCGTCGGACCTTCGCTCGAGACCCACACGAATGTCGAATCGGTTCGTCAGAATGGCGCCGGTTATCAGGTGGTGACCGATCGCGGGGTCTGGCACGCCCCCACCGTGGTGCTCGCCACGGGCAGCTGCAACATCCCGAAGGTTCCCGCACTTGCGGCGGATCTCCCTGGCTCGATCGCCTCCTGCACGCCGATGGACTACTCGAACCCTTCCGCGCTGCCAGACGGGGGCGTTCTGGTCGTGGGGGCGTCGGCCAGCGGCGTTCAGATTGCGGAGGAAGTCCACGCCTCCGGCCGCCCGGTGACGCTGGCGGTCGGCGAGCACGTCCGCATGCCCCGAACGTATCGCGGCAAGGACATCCTGTGGTGGATGGACCGGACCGGGCTCCACGACGAGCGGTACGACGAAGTCGACGACATCAAGCGGGCGCGGCGAGTGCCGGCACCCCAGTTGGTGGGGAAACCGGAAAGGACCACCCTGGACCTGAATGCGCTGACCGAACAGGGAGTCCGCCTGGTCGGCCGGTTTGCCGGGATCGCCGACGGGAAGGCCCAGTTCTCGGGCTCGCTTCGCAACAAGTGCGCCCTTGCCGACCTCAAGCTGGGCCGGCTGCTCGACACGATCGACGAGTGGGTCGACGACGAAGGCCTCGAAGATGAAGTGGAGCCGGCGCGCCGTTTCCCGCCGACAAGGGTCGAGGATTCACCGCCGCTGGCCCTCGACCTCGCCGGGCACGGCATCCGGACGGTCATCTGGGCGACCGGGTTCGAGGCTGACCACTCCTGGCTCCACCTGCCCGTGCTCGATCACAAGGGGAGGCTCCACCATGACGGCGGGGTGGTGAGCAAGTTACCCGGTCTCTATCGGATCGGCCTCAACTTCCTCCGGCGCCGCAAGTCGAGTTTCATTCACGGAGCAGGGGACGACGCCCGCGATCTGGTCGGCCACCTAGCGGCCGGGATCGGGGCCCCAGCGCCCGGCTAGGGCGTCGCCGCATTGGGCCGGAGAGACGGCCAGGCGGCAGCAGATGACCCGCGGTCGATCCCCGGCCCTGATCGCCAGTCTGTCGTGCCGCGGCGTCAGGACACACTCAGCACCGGATCGTGCGAAAGGTACCCTGACACACGTTGTCCCCAAGCCGCTGCGGAGCCCGGCTGGCGGCTGATCAGGCGTGTTTGCGCGAGGGTTCCTCGGCCACCGCAAAGCGGGAGCAGCAATCGCCCCGAGTTTCTTCCGCCACTTGGCGCCACGCGACCAGAGCAGCGTCGCGATCAGAATAGGGGCCCATCACGCGCTCGCTTCCGCTGACGAGCTTGCTGAAGCCCGTGTCCGTGTACTTTCCACCGATTACCCAGAACCTCGTGTTCATCGTTCTGTCTCCTGTCGCTTGATGCGCGCTATGCGGCGGCCAAGGCCGGCGCTTGGAATTGGGCGGTTTCGGTCGACTCGCCGAGGGCGGTCGTCGATGAGTGCCCGCCCGCGATCACCTCGCCCACGGCGTCGAAGTAACCGGTGCCCACTTCGTGCTGGTGGCGCGTCGCGGTGTATCCGCGGGCCTCCGCCCCGAACTCGGATCCCTGCAGGTCGGCATACCCGGCCATGCCCCGGTCGCGGTACGCCTCGGCG
The Rhodospirillales bacterium genome window above contains:
- a CDS encoding NAD(P)-binding domain-containing protein translates to MRATTVVVGAGHAGLAVSHYLAACSIDHVLIERGEVANSWRTERWDSLTLLTPNWQARVPGLAYDGDDPDGFMDVSEVVSFIERYAGLVGPSLETHTNVESVRQNGAGYQVVTDRGVWHAPTVVLATGSCNIPKVPALAADLPGSIASCTPMDYSNPSALPDGGVLVVGASASGVQIAEEVHASGRPVTLAVGEHVRMPRTYRGKDILWWMDRTGLHDERYDEVDDIKRARRVPAPQLVGKPERTTLDLNALTEQGVRLVGRFAGIADGKAQFSGSLRNKCALADLKLGRLLDTIDEWVDDEGLEDEVEPARRFPPTRVEDSPPLALDLAGHGIRTVIWATGFEADHSWLHLPVLDHKGRLHHDGGVVSKLPGLYRIGLNFLRRRKSSFIHGAGDDARDLVGHLAAGIGAPAPG